The genomic interval AGCTGTAGCTGTGTACACATCTCCAGCGCTACCCGTGTAGGCGCTGGCTTGCCTGCGAATGGGCCGCAAAGCGGCCCTGGCGCTATCAAAGCTGACCAAAAGCCTGAATTTCGATCCGATACTCAGGCGCCGCCAGCGCAGCCCCCACACACGCCCGTACCGGTGGCTGCTGCCCGACCCAAGCGTCATACACCTCATTCATCGCCGCAAACTCCCCCATGTCAGCCAGCCAGATCTGCACGCGGGTCAGGTTGCCCTTACCTGCGCCAACCTGTGCCAGCCACTGCTCCAACTGCGCCAGCACGCACCGCGTCTGCGCAGCGATATCGCCCGGTGCAAGGGCGACGATCCCGGAGGTTTCCAGGCGGCCATCCA from Pseudomonas kermanshahensis carries:
- a CDS encoding RidA family protein, producing MIERINPGKRASQMVLVDGRLETSGIVALAPGDIAAQTRCVLAQLEQWLAQVGAGKGNLTRVQIWLADMGEFAAMNEVYDAWVGQQPPVRACVGAALAAPEYRIEIQAFGQL